The Festucalex cinctus isolate MCC-2025b chromosome 12, RoL_Fcin_1.0, whole genome shotgun sequence genome segment CAAAGGTCTTAACtgacatttgcataaaacaaaTTCTTCATAATAAAATCTTTAGTTTGAaggtattttatattttaataaacattaaaatatttttaatcctTTACTGTCTTTCGTTAAAgtataattaataaatgtaaactaTGTTAATTAACATGTAATTTCTTTCAGcctattattagttttattactttcaaataaaaatatcaaaaaatctaatctttattcacaaaccttagttttaatctttaaaaaaatatttctgaaatagtcttccaatttacattttattttaaatttatctatctaaatgtaatattaaatatttagaaaaatgtttttaaacatttttcatttgtttcattttgaaaatatttatattgtataaatattagaatttttacttttatcaaaTTATTCCTTGTACTTTGTAAAGTTTTGATCATCAAAACGTCTACtacaattttagttttttttttttttttatcaatgacaatgtattgtgattttacttaattttacctacctaatataaaatgtatttatgtattatgaAAATGTTGTTTAAATCTTAATCaaacaaataagtaaataatcaGTCAGCTCTCCAGAATAATAaatcattggaaaaaaaacagtcttacatgaagtaaaaaaataaagttacgAAAATGCAATGTAAATTTTCATgacgtaaaaacaaaaaaaatacaagagcaACTAAAGCAAGTGttgttgaaatgtgtttttcatcAGAGCTTCCGGTCGGACAGCCCCCCCGCCATCCCGCCACGGCTGCCCCCGCCCCTCCCCAGGACGCAGCCGCGGACGCCGGGCTACAACGGCCCCCTGGACGGCCCGCTGCCCAGCCCTCCGCCGCCTCCCCCCCGCGACCCCCTCCCTGACACGCCGCCGCCCGTGCCCCAGCGGCCCCCGGAGATCTTCATCAACTACCCGCTCAGCCTGCAGCCCTCGCCGGTGGGCCGCTACCACTGGGACTTCGCCGGCTCGCCCGCTTCGCCCAACACGCCGCCCGGCACGCCGTCGCCGCGCGTCCCCCGCCGGGGCTGCCCACTCAGCGCCAGCCAGAACAGCCTGTGCCCGCTGCCGGCCCCCGCCCCGCCCGTGCCCCCCCGCCACAACTCCAGCCCGCAGTTGCCCAAGCTGCCGCCAAAGACGTACAAGCGGGAGCTGCTGCACGGCCTCTCGCTGGTGGAAAACAGCGCTTCGGGGGACTCGTAGCCACGCCTCCTTCTTGGCCAATCAGAAGCCAGTGATCGTTTTGGCCACGTCCGCCTCGCGGTTCCGAGTTTTGCATGTTTGTCCCCCATGCTTTTTCCCACTTTCCAAAAACGCTAGCTTGATTGGAGACTCCAAATTGACCCCAAGTGGAACTTAGTTTGTCcaaatgtgccctgcgattggattGGCGACCCATCCCGGATGCACCCGTGGTCggcctgggataggctccagctctccCACCGCCGCATGAGGGCAGGCATTTTCAAATTGGATAGATGGATTACAAACAAAGCTTCTCTTCAgcatgaaaaaaagtttggaggTCGGTGCCGGGTCCCAATCTCAgttctgggattttttttttttttctctggcttcctcccacattccatcaTCATCGAAAACTTCAAATTGCACCCCCGGCTCTCGCCCACCATCAACTGGGATAAGCTCTAGCTCGTCCGTGACCCTCATGAAAAcaagcactatagaaaatggatagatgggtaGTTGGATGTCTAAATGGGCAGTTAGGTCAAAAATAATCCAACCACGGtatgggtcaaaaaaaaaaaaaaaaaaaaaaagtcaaccgcTGCTTGAGACACTTTgtcccaatttttattttcatttttgtgtacTAAACAATCCAATTTTGGGGGTGGTTTTGTATTTTTGGTGgggatattattattttttttttatgtacaaatttttttttcatttttggggggttgctcTTGGGGGGACGTTTTTCCAATTTTCTATATATTTTAGCTTGTTTTTCCACAcatatttgggttatttttgacccagtttttttttttttttttttgtacaaaactagcattttttgggttgttttatgcaaaaaaaacaaaccttggCTCTAATTGACCTGAGTATCATACCGCTTTTTGAcacataattgtttttttttttctttttgccatcACAGTTGTACGGGGTATTTTTTGTACGGAATAGTCCATTTTTAGggttgttttgtattgtttaaaaaaaaaaaaaaaaaaaagatttaatttaaatagcagttggcctttttttttttttttttttttttggacacataattgtgttatttttgccCCAATGTTTTTAGACCTGTCTCTCACTCAGTCAGCTGGACTAGTTTTCAAATCACTACTAATGACGACGCTACAGATAACATACAGCTGGTTGGTTGTTTGTCTAaacgtgccctgcaattggcttggCGACCATTCGAGGTTGTACGGTTTCCTCTCGCCCGTCAgccgggataggctccatctTACCCGTGAGCCGAATGAAGACGAGCACTATATGATGGCTGTGGAAAGCGGGCAAATTCACTTTGGGCAAGTTCTCACTCTTGTAGCTTCAACTGTTACGCTTCCTTCTCAGCCAACAGCTGCCAAAGTCTTAACGTCTTTTATGCAGGGGGGGATGAGGGAAAGGGATTCTTGCTTTGCTTtgtctctttgtttttgtttttttcttaacgtGACTTGCAAAAGGCGACGGTGATTCCACTGTCCCCTCAACTCTACACTGTGACTGTTTCCAAGCCACACAAAAAGTTGCCTTCCCCGCCACTCTCGGCTcggattgtttttttatttttatttttattttttgcacatcGAGCCCCGGCAAAGTTCGATTCCTGTCAAGCCACGATGTCAAAACGGCGGCGGGGTGGACGTCGGAACGAAAGCGCCAAAGCTAACAAACGTTCTCTTCCGCACGCCCccaggactaaaaaaaaaaaaaaaaaaatccagccaACCGCGCCGCTCGGATCGGATGTGCCTTTTGGTTCTGTTTTCTACTATATGGTGTCTCAAATAATATGTTcaaatggaaacaaaacaaaacaaaacaaaaaaaaacaagttgccTATGTAACATTTAGAACAAAAAGCTATACACTATGAACTTGTACATGTTTGtggatgtgtgcgtgcgtgtatgtatgagggtgtgtgtgtgtgtatatgtatatatatatatatatatatgtgtatatatatatatgtatatatatatatgtatatatatatgtatatatatatttacacacacacacacacacacacaactacacaaaaataatttgtataaAGTGACATTTCTGGTTGTACTCTCATCCGCAGCTGTTGAGTCCAATAACGCCGAATAATAATCAAGAGCAAAGCTGCGACAAGTCTCATCAAAACCACAAAAATAACTAACAGACAATCTCCACGGGAAGCCATTTTGTTCCATTTGAAAgttgttttcaaaaaaaatgttaatctgGTGAGCACTTCATCCTGCTAAGATTCATTCaagacttttgtttgtttgtttgttttgtgggaGAATCACACCTTGTGCACTTTAGGCCGTCCTATTTGAGGAGCCAGAACCCCCACCCCCATCGcacatggattaaaaaaaaaaaaaagacatcaaacaGTCTCCAGCTcccatgatgacgatgatgatgatcatcatcatcatcacaacaaGCTGCTTCTCTTCCTCTTTCCTTTTAAACGGAgaagcaaaacttttttttttctttttctatctAAACAGTATTTTTTAGGTTCTTTGCTGGGTTCTCCGGATGCTATGTGGCCTTTTAACtgctttgtattattattaacgGTCTTGATGAGTTGAATAAATCAGCCAGTCTTATTTTCTACTCTAAGCCCCCCTCCTCACTACTCTTGTTTGACAGCGGCTAaacacatttttctaaatagCACATTTAGTGGCCAACGCTTTAGATTTGCTCAACTGCAGTGCAGAGTGACGTACGTTGAATTTGAATTTAAGGCACCTATTAGAGGCGCAGAGctaatatataaatgtattaggggtgtttgagaccacttttttcagacgcCATTATGCGTACTCAACTCTTggtattggcaaaaaaaattgttgagcattgttttccaaagtgaaaGATGTTTGCAATAGCCTTATTTTTGATTTAATACAATAACCAAAACTAATTGCAGATTAATTTGAGTCTCATCTCGTGTTTAAACTTATGTGGTTCAAAATTttggtcttatttatttatttttccccttcAATTATCGTCTGCTATCCATGGAAAAACTCACCCATTTTCTGTTCTTGTGCTCAGGCTGAAACCATGTCAACTATAAAAGTATTGCTTTAGTGCCATCTTGTGGGCAAATTGGAGAAGTGCACAATTTAGTCATGCAGAAAAGTGCTTTGgctccatcttgtggcattcatAGGCAGTTACAAATGTTCTGATTTTCTTACCTTTTATCTTGGAAAATGCAACTTGAATCtcacaagacttttttttttttttttgccacagcaAAATATGATCTTATTGTTATTACATTACAACTAATATGTACATTTTTACACTTTTAATTGGGTCATTCTATTTACTGTGAAATTTCGAGCGCTGCAACAACAACGATGTTTGAAAAGCCCGGAAGCAGTCAAACGGTGCTGCAGGGTCCCTCGCTGTCTTCGCTGTCCTCCCACAATCGTCCACCGGGCGGCGCCAAAGAGAAACCTGACGGCGGTGGCTGGGCCAGCAGGCCTTGTCCGGTTCTAAAGATCAACAAAACCCATTGACGTCGCCGTCCAAGCAAATATCCTTTCGGTGTGGATTACCTCAGGTGCTCTCTCAAGGTCAGAAAGTTTGCCCTGACGGAGGTCTGGACCGGCACGAAGCCTCTGTGCTCCTTCTCAGGAGACGCTTGCACCTGGAAACATCAACGAGGGCTGAAAACTTGCTAGCTTATTTGCTCGGAAAAtgagaaagggggaaaaaaaaaaaaaagggtcaccTGCTTAGTGGGGTTGTCCCAGATGGGCCTGAAGGCACTCTTAGCTCGAAGCGGCGGCGATCCCGTCCTGACTGTGACCAGCCGTTTTCCAGCGGGCGTCGACGGGTCCGAGGGGGTCCTCGGAGGAGGGTGGGGGGTGCGTCTGGGAATCTGCCAGCGGAGGCAGACACTCCTCTCCGAATGTTGTTGTTGGGAGGACGGCTTGAGGAGGACCGGGACCTGGCTGTCTTCTTCCTCGTCGTCATCTTCTCTGCAGGAGGTTGCCGAAGAGTCGTCAAAGGCGGAGGTGTCGTCCGGATCCGTCCGCGGCTCCTCGGGGCCCGCCGGCTCCAGAGCGACGGGGCAACAGTGGGCGCGCGCGCAGCGGCAGGTCTGCCGCCTGACCGGGCTGCAGGACCAGCACTCCACGCGCATGGCGTGTTGGTCCACGCCGGACCCGTTTGTCAGGACCGACACCTGCTGGTTCCTTCTGGTGGAGAGATGATGTGCACACAAGTGATTTGAAATTGAGATATTTTTCTCATGTTTACGGGGGAAACAGgatttcagtgaaaaaaaaaaataaaaaaatagaaatgaatcAAACAATTTCATATTTTCTGATTTGAATTTTGATCATTTGATGTAAAATTAAATTTTGAAcaattgaaaaatgtaaaatttattgttttgccaatttatttaaaaactttacTTTTATATTgtaatttagtcatttaaaaaaaattaaatatgtttttatcatgtaattttgaacaattgaaaaatctaaaattgttttaccaatttatttaaaaatttaaaaactacttttatattgtaatttggtaataaaaaaatcaaaatatatttttattacatatattttcatttaaaaataaatatttcattttcatgtcagttatttttgtatttttttaattaaaattacagaTTTAAAAGTTTTTGTCAAAAACGTTTTGTATATTCTGGTTATTTctcctatttatatattttttaataaaaaattgaatgaacaaaaaattacattaaaacattgttttgatatattttaagtaataatacagtttaataaaaaatatatattcttgtTGATATCCACATATATCTTGATTTTAAAAtgattcaaacatttttttattattttaacttttaatacaaaaaataaaaatgtcagattgatttttttatttaaaatgtttaacatGCAGAACTATGTATTaaataaattgtcaatttatagAAATTTTAATaagaacaaaacttttttttttttttatcatctacGACAGTACCATAGATTAGAAAGAATTTTCATAATTGCGCGCAAGCTTTTCTTGATATTCCGTCTACTGCCAGCAGAGAGCGCCCGCACTCACCTCGGGAATGCGCGCTCCCGCGTTGTCCTCTGAGGGGCGCTGTTTGCACACGAGCCGCTGGCCTCTGCGTCGCCGCAATCACTGAAAAAGCAGTCATGCAAAGAGAGACACTTTTAGGTGAACAACTACGGATGAAGTCGACCACTTTGTCGACATACGGCGACTGCGGCGCTTCTCTGCCTTCCCAGCGGACGTCTTCCTCCAGGATGACGTGACATCTGGACAAAACGTCCTTGAGCGCTCGCTCGGTGCCCAGCAGCAGGCTGCAGTCCGGATGCTCTTTGCCCGTCCACTGCAGCAAATTCTCAACAGCCGCAAAGCAATGTTATTATTTGAATCATTGAATGTTCAGTTAGATATTTTTCAGTATATATACAGTAGGTGAAGTGGCGTATAGCAGCATTCTCCAGGGGCCCCAAGCAAGAATTGGGTGCCCCGGCGGCCATTCATAGTATACATAGTacgtcattttaaaattgcacaTCTGCATCTTCAATAAACAATCACCATTCATTGTGCTTCATTCAagttacttgttttgttttagtttatttaactTTAGCAAGGATCCTTCTAAGTGAGTCAGAAAATAcgaaaataaaattactaattGCATggacgtgtaaaaaaaaaaaaaaaaaaaaaaaaaggcttacaatacatggctgttcataattaaaaaaaaaaaaggaaaaaaaagacgccttattgtacatggttgttaaaaaaaaacaaaaaaaaaacagacaccttactatacatggcataataatcatcatcatcatcataaaaataataataaaagacgccttactacgcatactactactactactactactactaataacaacaacaacaacaacaataataataataataataataataataataaaagacgccttactatacatggtcgtttaaaaaaataaaataaataacgccacactatacatgggattaaaaaaaaagaccccttactatacatggttgtttataataataatgagaataataataataataataataataataaaagacgtcttactatacatggtcgtttaaattttttttttttttaaatgccttactatacatggttgtttataataatactactactaaaactactactactactactacaactaataatgataataataataataataataataataataataataataataataataataataataataataataataataataataataaaagacgccttactatacatggtcgtttaaaaaaaaacaaaaaaaaacccgccacactatacatgggatttaaaaaaaaagacgccttactatacatggttgtttaaaacaaaaaaccccccaaaaaaacgccttactatacatggtcgtttaaaacaaaaaacaaaaaacaaaagaaaaaagcgcctggtcatttttttttaaagaaacgccttactatacatggtcattaaaaaaaagaagaaaaaaaaagacgccttactgtacatggttgtttaaaaaaaaaagaaaaaaagcgccttactacatggttgtttataataataataataataatcataataataataataataataataataataataataataataataataagaagaagaagaagaatataaataagaataagaataataaaagatgccttactatacatggtcgtttaaaacaaaaaacaaaagaaaaaagcgcctggtcatttttttttttaaagaaacgccttactatacatggtcgttaaaatgttttttttttttttaaaacgccttactatacatggttgtttataataaaatggaaaaaagacgccttactgtacatggttgtttaaaaaaaagaaaaaaaagcgccttactatacatggttgtttataatactactactactaaaactactacta includes the following:
- the LOC144031428 gene encoding uncharacterized protein LOC144031428 isoform X1; translated protein: MKPQEVELVTEISKLQCMVSELKTGLMGALLELTHVQHGDSVLRDELEDNRRHCWEKARRLEALVESLREELGVMRCHVMAIRGDTQRHQQDAESTAATCAETCSDPVETCRGKVLLHCFLQGLKAGLTEGTDARHQVALQLLHSEWEYVSTLTQLYDKYQTTSPTQRVTSQPHEKFASLVERLLQRHLQFRDTLQERLAAQRWKSLVGDVLVRLVGQNETSFSDVYVGYVGALASFLPLEVHKVDKNEDKQGGGQVGKEEEQIQVLSLLLAPVTRVHAYLSHIQNLLQWTGKEHPDCSLLLGTERALKDVLSRCHVILEEDVRWEGREAPQSPDCGDAEASGSCANSAPQRTTRERAFPRRNQQVSVLTNGSGVDQHAMRVECWSCSPVRRQTCRCARAHCCPVALEPAGPEEPRTDPDDTSAFDDSSATSCREDDDEEEDSQVPVLLKPSSQQQHSERSVCLRWQIPRRTPHPPPRTPSDPSTPAGKRLVTVRTGSPPLRAKSAFRPIWDNPTKQVQASPEKEHRGFVPVQTSVRANFLTLREHLRTGQGLLAQPPPSGFSLAPPGGRLWEDSEDSEGPCSTV
- the LOC144031428 gene encoding uncharacterized protein LOC144031428 isoform X2; protein product: MKPQEVELVTEISKLQCMVSELKTGLMGALLELTHVQHGDSVLRDELEDNRRHCWEKARRLEALVESLREELGVMRCHVMAIRGDTQRHQQDAESTAATCAETCSDPVETCRGKVLLHCFLQGLKAGLTEGTDARHQVALQLLHSEWEYVSTLTQLYDKYQTTSPTQRVTSQPHEKFASLVERLLQRHLQFRDTLQERLAAQRWKSLVGDVLVRLVGQNETSFSDVYVGYVGALASFLPLEVHKVDKNEDKQGGGQVGKEEEQIQVLSLLLAPVTRVHAYLSHIQNLLQWTGKEHPDCSLLLGTERALKDVLSRCHVILEEDVRWEGREAPQSPDCGDAEASGSCANSAPQRTTRERAFPRNQQVSVLTNGSGVDQHAMRVECWSCSPVRRQTCRCARAHCCPVALEPAGPEEPRTDPDDTSAFDDSSATSCREDDDEEEDSQVPVLLKPSSQQQHSERSVCLRWQIPRRTPHPPPRTPSDPSTPAGKRLVTVRTGSPPLRAKSAFRPIWDNPTKQVQASPEKEHRGFVPVQTSVRANFLTLREHLRTGQGLLAQPPPSGFSLAPPGGRLWEDSEDSEGPCSTV